TTGTCAACAGGGGTTGGATGTGAAAGAAATATGCATTAGGTCGATTCTGGCAGCTCTGTGCTTCCATGCATATCAGCAGGTTAGCACTGGAGAGTTTTCTTTCATTGTGTAAACCCGTTGCTTAGTTTCATGTGGACAATTTGCTTAGCAGGGTACCCTTCCAAATTAAGCACTCAATAAAATTTTCAGGCATGTGCGAGCGGAGTTGCATTCTAGTAATCTTCAAACCagcatttattttctttaataaACTCGCTTCACATAAAAAATTGCAAACTTTGAATTGAAGGAACCATAAAAATCTTGGTAATGGATATTACGAACAAATCTGctctttatttaattaataaattatagcCATAGTTCAAAGTGTTAACAAGTTCAGCCTGAGAGTTGCGCATCAAAAAATGTTTCTACTGAAGATATGGAACACAAACTAAACGTACAGTTAAGTTCTTTGCTTGCCCAAtgatttttcttcttcttgGTGATGGACCATgcaatatttttttcatcacAATTAGGACTGTGTGCATGGATCATTCTGTTTTTTTATGAgctgaaaataataaaataaagtatgccAATTAGTTTGAATGGATTGATTTGCATGCTAGAATATGGGGCGACTTACCATCTTTTGTTAACAGtcggtaatattttcaaaattcacATGGTGGATAAACACATTATCTTGAAAAGATGCCATAATTCTGCATGTTTTTCATTTCTAGAGCTTAAGATCTCCTTTACTCCTAATTTATGATGTTATTATACTAAATTTAAAGATAAATGATTGGTTGATACGAGGAAAATGCTGATAAGATCTGGTTGTGCAGGTTTCTTACATGATATTGCAACGTGTATCTCCAGTAACCCACTCTGTGGGGAACTGTGTCAAGCGTGTGGTGGTGATTGTGAGCTCTGTTCTCTTCTTCCACACAGCTGTTTCACCTCTTAATTCCATCGGTACAGctttatttttcataaattcataattctTTGTAATCGCAGAAGATGATGAATCCAAAATAAATCTCAACCCTTCATATTTTTGGGTGCAGGTACCGGAATAGCACTTGCTGGAGTGTTCCTATACTCGAGAGTGAAGGGAATTAAGCCGAAGGCAAAAACTGCCTGAAGGCCTCATGTTACCAAATTTTGATGTCCTGGTAATGTTGGGGGTTTAGATTTAGATGCAATTAATGTGATCACTTACTCTTGTGTTAGTACATTGCATTTTCCTCTATTCGGTTTATGTTTATTTCCCCATTTATGTGTATGACTTGATTCTTTACTGGAAATCCATAATGATTGTTGTGATTGTTGATTTAACTTAAATTACTAGACAATAATGATCGAAAAAGTTCGCTACTTCTTACCCACATCCGAGAATATATTTGCATACAAATGATTTACAGATTGTTGATACTGTTGAATCCTGCAAGATTTTTTCTTGAGATTCCAGGTGAGTTTCGTAAGTTGACGGTAATAAGATTCGGTGACAATCTGAACTCTTTGATATGAAGGTCAGGCTTGACTCCCTTCTATCATGTACTTTTTCTAACATGGTTTGAGTCTGTCTTCAACTCCCATGGTGATTTTATATTCATAAGGAAATGAAACCCATATAAATACATGCCAAAACCGAGGTGCGCCAAAGGATTCACTAATTCAAATTTTGGAAATAGGAAAAACGAACATAGTCCCATTAAACCAAGTTCTATAATCTAACTGGGTCAATTCATTTTCAGGTTCCCAAATGCTATACGCTGAATTATGGTGCATTCTGTCAAGATTTTTTCCCTTGGAAATTTTAGCTTTCAAGATATCAATtccatcaactctatatccctGTCGTCAAAAAAACCAACCTCCTTCGCTCCACTATGCAGATCAAATGACAACTCCACATCAAAACACAGATCATCATCAATTTCTGAGAGATGACCTCTCTGTATATCACCAATAAACGACTCCATACCTCTATCGTCAATTAAGTCATGATCATCATCAAAACTGAACTCTGGGATCTCATCAAAATCATATTCAGGCACCATCTGACCAACTGGGCATAACTCTGTTTGAGTTTCCAACTTCCGTGATGAAGAAACATTCAGGCCTTCCTTATGATCGGTTTGTGCAGTGTTTCTTGATCTGCTACTGCTCTCTTTCTCGAAATTAAGGCTTTTGATATAGTTTTGGAGGAGGGAAATTGGTTTGGGCCATTTTGTCTTGCATTTTCGTCTCGAAAACTGTCTTCTTTTAGTTGCATTCCAATGATTCTTGATCGAATTCTCAGTCCTCCCGGGTAGTTTTTTGGTGATTTCTGCCCATTTATTACCTGCTTCTGCATGGGCCTCAATTAAAATTCTATCTTCCTCCTCTGTCCATATGTCCTTCTGGATGTAAGCAATtgcaaaaaatatattaattattctATTAATGTATAAATTGATTTTATATTTAGAGCGATAATACAAATCCATTTCTTTACgtaaaatcttgaaaaaaagCTATGTACACCACAGATACATAGAGACTGCATACCTTTGCCTGAAGACTACACGAGCAAAATTTACGAGAAAACAAGCTTAATTAAAAAGCATGTAGATGAATCTCAATATTCACGAATCCTTATCACTATTATGAAATTGGGGAGCCAATCTTGATTCtctaaaatacataaaaagaAAAAGGATAACTACATGgatattattcttatttttcattaaaagaGAAATGACTGTTTTAATTTATACATTGATGATATAATATGATCTTTCTTTCGTTTGAAATGATATGAAGCCGAAAACTATGGAATGTAGAATAGAATTTTTTGAATTAGATTATATATCAGAGCCTGATTAATatagaatatatattttttaagaaaaaagtaATTTTAAAAGAATGAGGAATAATGGAATCCAACTTTGATATCAGGCCTCAAGTGGTTATGCCTATTCTCCCCTTGAGCATTTGCGCTATTTGTGACCATTTCCTAACTCCATATTTCTCCACCAATTGGATCAAAAGTCTGCACAATCACATAACAAATAATTCAGACCTTAGCTTAAAAAAGAATTATCACGTTTCTGTAAGTTTCTGGGATCGAGTTTGTTTACTCGTTTCTTACTCGTCTTCTTCAGTGGTCCATTGCCCTTGGCTGATTTGGTCTTCTTCCGGCCTCTGCCCGAGTTTTTAGCCGATGTTGGTTCACTCTCGTTGATGTCACTATCCCGAGTTCGCACTTTTTCGCTTCTTTTAATAGCATCTTTTTTGTCACTTACGGTTGCATTGCCAGTGGAAATACGTGAATTCTGATCATCATGAAAAACAAAGGATAATGGCTTATGATCTTGACAGATTATGGATGTTTCGACCTCCATTGGTGTATACTTCTTATTCAAAAAATTCAGAAACAAACCGGTCGCTGCAACAGTACTAGTTCTACAGTTTTCGTGATCATTCTTATATAACACGAAATCAGAAGAAGAATAGTGGAAAAAAGGATCAAAATGATTGAAACCATCATCCATCCGGATCCCCATATACGGTTCAAACGGCGATAAATTCACAGAAAAATGATCGAGATGGTTGAAGTCTTGGAGGTAACTCCTTGATGCTGAGGACGGGAAATTCTCCATGCAAAAATCTTGGCCTGACATTTCAAGTTTCAAGTCAATAATATTGTTCGATGAACAAATTGGTAAAGGGTCATCATGGTCATTTCCACACGTTGACACGGACTCCATTGACGAGCACTTGAAGGGATGAAGAAGAATGCCAAATCTTTGTCGGAATTCCATCGaatttatgtatttatttagGAACAAAGTGGGCATTTAATGTTGTCATAAATTCATCTTGACCATTGAGTCGGTGGTTGATCTGACGCTGGGGATTGACTTTAGTCAaagaaatttatatattttgatttacTTCAACATATTGCTCACCTAGTTTTCACCATTAGATGAACACAAAAATGAGTACAGttggtgatatatatatattacatgaACCTTAAAATAGTGGTTTAAACCATGAGTTTTAAACCACTATTTTAAGGTTTATGTAGTTCATGTTTGGGAAAAGTTCTCACTTCATATAGAgattgttttggggtttgatgtcatggtttagtacgacaATTAAATGAGGTCAAGTCTCGagtgaacgggtttggaagtcggtgaacgtgaccggtgacctctccaccccgataaagcatgaccgggtttagatcaggattggaaagtggtaaagcatgaccagtgACCAATCCATCCGGTAAAACAtgaccggggatctcatgtatgtggtagtggattttCTCtaccagcccagtactgtggtttattcTGATCAGACACATTTATGTATGACTCACTTGCTTTAAAACATATCTTTACGTAAAATGAagaagtttatgcatgtttaagtatgtatgatgcaagtatgtttatgaaaagtttacgatgatgacacgtctatgtttatgtttatgttattacgttcaagtttcagtATGTAAGCTCTACttaaaatgcatgtggttttattatatactacttattatttctagtttATATATGTtaagtttttagactcactagacttgatcgatgcaggtgagaatGAGTATGAGGAGACGAAgagtggggaccaatgagccggctcGATCTgtgcaggaggctaaacccgaggaccgcctatgTTTTAAGAATTTTATGTAAGTTGATTCAAATACTATGATTTTCACGAGATTGTTTACGTTGTTTAGACGTTTATCTTTTTGCAAACTTTGTTTATAATTGTTttacttcaaatatttttagacGAGCAGTTTATCTTTATCGTAATTTAaaagattattatttatttaagaaaattatatatatatatatatatatatatatatatatatatatatatatatatatatatatatagtatctGTATGTATGTATGCTTATCAAGTAAACGAAATACAAAGATAAAGATAGAGTAGAATTTATTAATTGACCACTAAATGTAATTAAGTTGCATTAAGACAACAATGTGGAAGTAGAATAATCGTCTCCTacaatttttaatattatataagtAAATGTTCTAAAAATATGGTTTTATTCTTTTAATTTTGTGAATATTATCTTCTTAATCAATATAATTtgactttaaaaaaaatcaatataattTGTAAGGAAATTGTTCATTAAGAACTTTAAAACctttaattaaatcaattaattagtGGTATAAATACAAGGTCTTTCTAGTTTTTGTGTAcctattaaatttattatttaacttCTCTTATACGTATAATtctttttcaataaaaaaaaatttattcgaAGGGGAACATCGCCCAAATGTATGATGGGCCACTATTCTTGAAACATGTAAATACATGTTAAAAATTAGATACTAAAAATTGTTGAATTTTGAATGTGGTGATTAGTGATTCCCCCCAACATTAATTAGAAGCAAAGAAATGCTGACAAATTAAAGGTGGTAACCGTAAAAATTATCTTTGCTTACTAATGACATTAAATTCAGAATTGCTTAATTGGTATTCA
This Primulina eburnea isolate SZY01 chromosome 2, ASM2296580v1, whole genome shotgun sequence DNA region includes the following protein-coding sequences:
- the LOC140824043 gene encoding uncharacterized protein; amino-acid sequence: MVTNSANAQGENRHNHLRPDIKKDIWTEEEDRILIEAHAEAGNKWAEITKKLPGRTENSIKNHWNATKRRQFSRRKCKTKWPKPISLLQNYIKSLNFEKESSSRSRNTAQTDHKEGLNVSSSRKLETQTELCPVGQMVPEYDFDEIPEFSFDDDHDLIDDRGMESFIGDIQRGHLSEIDDDLCFDVELSFDLHSGAKEVGFFDDRDIELMELIS